A stretch of the Ctenopharyngodon idella isolate HZGC_01 chromosome 14, HZGC01, whole genome shotgun sequence genome encodes the following:
- the cetn4 gene encoding uncharacterized protein cetn4 isoform X1, with the protein MASSFRKPSATTNQRKRAGPKPELTEEQKQEIKEAFDLFDTDGSGTIDVKELKVAMRALGFEPKKEEIKKMIADIDKEGSGVINFNDFLSMMTQKMSEKDSKEEILKAFRLFDDDCTGKISFKNLKRVAKELGENLTDEELQEMIDEADRDGDGEINEQEFLRIMKKTSLY; encoded by the exons GCTTCCAGCTTCAGGAAACCCAGTGCCACAACGAACCAGCGAAAGAGAGCAGGTCCCAAACCAGAGCTGACAGAGGAACAAAAGCAGGAGATCAAAGAAGCGTTCGATCTGTTTGACACAGACGGGTCTGGAACGATAGATGTAAAGGAACTGAAG GTTGCTATGAGAGCTCTGGGGTTTGAACCAAAGAAAGAAGAGATCAAAAAGATGATCGCTGATATCGATAAAGAAGGATCGGGCGTTATCAACTTCAATGATTTCCTTTCTATGATGACACAGAAAATG AGTGAGAAGGACTCAAAAGAAGAAATCCTGAAGGCTTTCAGGCTTTTCGATGACGACTGCACAGGCAAAATCTCTTTCAAAAATCTCAAGCGAGTTGCCAAAGAGCTCGGGGAGAACCTCACAGATGAGGAGCTACAG GAAATGATCGACGAGGCCGACAGAGATGGCGATGGAGAGATTAATGAGCAGGAGTTTCTACGGATCATGAAAAAGACCAGTCTGTACTGA
- the cetn4 gene encoding centrin-2 isoform X2 — protein sequence MRALGFEPKKEEIKKMIADIDKEGSGVINFNDFLSMMTQKMSEKDSKEEILKAFRLFDDDCTGKISFKNLKRVAKELGENLTDEELQEMIDEADRDGDGEINEQEFLRIMKKTSLY from the exons ATGAGAGCTCTGGGGTTTGAACCAAAGAAAGAAGAGATCAAAAAGATGATCGCTGATATCGATAAAGAAGGATCGGGCGTTATCAACTTCAATGATTTCCTTTCTATGATGACACAGAAAATG AGTGAGAAGGACTCAAAAGAAGAAATCCTGAAGGCTTTCAGGCTTTTCGATGACGACTGCACAGGCAAAATCTCTTTCAAAAATCTCAAGCGAGTTGCCAAAGAGCTCGGGGAGAACCTCACAGATGAGGAGCTACAG GAAATGATCGACGAGGCCGACAGAGATGGCGATGGAGAGATTAATGAGCAGGAGTTTCTACGGATCATGAAAAAGACCAGTCTGTACTGA